One window from the genome of Variovorax sp. PAMC26660 encodes:
- a CDS encoding type I restriction-modification system subunit M: protein MTEQNQKQLGKTLWAIADKLRGAMDADDFRDYMLSFLFLRYLSDNYETAAKKELGADYPAQIDSSVSTPLQLWYEGNLNDVPEFEKQMRRKVHYVIEPLHLWSSIAQMARTQDGELLRTLQQGFRYIETESFQSTFAGLFSEIDLGSPKLGKTYVERNAKLCNIIQKIAEGLAEFSTNVDALGDAYEYLIGQFAAGSGKKAGEFYTPQQISDILSTIVTLDSQEPKTGVKQRLESVMDFACGSGSLLLNVRKRMGPHGIGKIYGQEKNITTYNLARMNMLLHGVKDTEFEIFHGDTLTNDWDMLRELNPAKKPAFDAIVANPPFSYRWEPTDALADDVRFKNHGLAPKSAADFAFLLHGFHFLKDEGVMAIILPHGVLFRGGAEERIRTKLLKDGHIDTVIGLPANLFYSTGIPVCILVLKKCKKPDDVLFINAAEHFVKGKRQNQLTEAHIAQIIETYQFRKESPRYARRVDMAEIEKNDFNLNISRYISTAVGEAEIDLAATHAELVEIEKAVAAAKQKHNAFLKELGLSPLP from the coding sequence ATGACTGAACAAAACCAAAAGCAACTGGGCAAGACCCTCTGGGCCATTGCCGACAAGCTCCGCGGTGCGATGGACGCGGATGATTTCCGCGACTACATGCTGTCGTTCCTGTTCCTGCGCTACCTGTCTGACAACTACGAGACCGCGGCGAAGAAAGAGCTGGGTGCAGACTACCCTGCACAGATCGACAGTTCTGTATCGACACCCTTGCAGCTTTGGTACGAGGGCAACCTGAACGATGTGCCAGAGTTTGAGAAACAGATGCGCCGCAAGGTGCACTATGTGATTGAGCCGCTGCACTTGTGGAGCAGCATTGCGCAGATGGCCCGCACGCAAGACGGCGAATTGCTGCGTACTTTGCAGCAGGGTTTCAGGTACATCGAAACCGAATCGTTCCAGAGCACCTTTGCTGGCCTGTTCTCCGAAATTGACTTGGGCTCGCCCAAGCTAGGCAAGACCTACGTCGAACGCAATGCCAAGCTCTGCAACATCATCCAGAAGATTGCCGAAGGGCTGGCAGAGTTTTCAACCAACGTGGATGCGCTGGGCGATGCCTACGAATACCTGATCGGCCAGTTCGCCGCCGGCTCCGGCAAGAAGGCGGGCGAGTTCTACACGCCACAGCAGATATCCGACATCCTCTCAACCATCGTCACGCTGGACAGCCAGGAACCCAAGACGGGCGTGAAGCAACGGCTGGAAAGCGTGATGGACTTTGCCTGTGGCTCAGGCTCGCTGCTGCTGAATGTGCGCAAGCGCATGGGCCCGCACGGCATCGGCAAGATCTACGGCCAGGAAAAGAACATCACCACCTACAACCTGGCGCGCATGAACATGCTGCTGCACGGGGTGAAGGACACCGAGTTCGAAATCTTCCATGGCGACACGCTGACCAACGACTGGGACATGCTGCGCGAGCTGAACCCGGCCAAGAAGCCGGCGTTCGACGCCATCGTGGCCAATCCCCCATTCAGCTACCGCTGGGAGCCTACCGATGCGCTTGCGGATGACGTGCGGTTCAAGAACCATGGGCTTGCCCCCAAGTCGGCGGCCGACTTCGCCTTTTTGCTGCACGGCTTTCATTTCTTGAAGGATGAAGGGGTGATGGCGATCATCCTGCCCCACGGTGTGCTGTTCCGTGGCGGCGCCGAAGAGCGCATCCGCACCAAGCTGCTGAAAGACGGCCACATCGACACCGTGATCGGCCTGCCGGCGAATCTGTTCTATTCCACCGGCATTCCGGTGTGCATCTTGGTGCTGAAGAAATGCAAGAAGCCGGACGATGTGCTATTCATCAATGCCGCCGAACACTTCGTCAAGGGCAAGCGCCAGAACCAGCTGACCGAAGCGCACATCGCCCAGATCATCGAGACGTACCAGTTCCGCAAGGAATCTCCTCGCTACGCGCGGCGGGTGGACATGGCGGAGATCGAGAAGAACGACTTCAACCTGAACATCTCGCGCTACATCAGCACGGCCGTTGGTGAGGCGGAGATCGATTTGGCAGCGACGCATGCTGAATTGGTCGAGATCGAGAAGGCCGTTGCAGCGGCCAAGCAAAAGCACAATGCCTTTTTGAAAGAACTGGGCTTGAGCCCGCTGCCTTGA
- a CDS encoding TRAP transporter large permease: MIATLLFVAFVAMMLVGVPIGAALGLAGAACIALANGDAQWFGLLAVPQNFYAGLGKYPLLAIPMFVLVGSIFDRSGVALRLVNFAIAIVGRGPGMLPLVTIAVAMFMGGISGSGPATAAAVGGVMIAAMARAGYPSAFAASVVGAAAATDILIPPSVAFIVYSVLVPNASVPALFAAGMIPGILAGLALMVPAVWLARKHKMGTLEAALPRPPFWKSLRDAIWGLAAPVLILGGMRLGWFTPTEAAVVAVFYGLFVGMVVHRTIKVRDLFVILRESGELSAVILVVVSLAGIFAYSLSTLGVIDPVAHAIVNSGLGEYGVLSLLILLLITVGMFLDGVSIFLIFVPLLWPIVQYYKWDPVWFGVILTLKVALGQFTPPLAVNLMVSCRIAKVRMEETVRWVGWLLFAMFLVMVLVIIFPELALWLPRKLGY; the protein is encoded by the coding sequence GTGATCGCCACGCTTCTCTTTGTCGCCTTCGTCGCGATGATGCTGGTGGGTGTACCCATCGGCGCCGCGCTGGGCCTGGCCGGCGCCGCTTGTATCGCACTGGCCAACGGCGACGCCCAATGGTTCGGTCTGCTGGCCGTACCGCAGAACTTCTATGCCGGCCTGGGCAAGTACCCGCTGCTGGCGATTCCGATGTTCGTGCTGGTCGGCTCGATCTTCGACCGCTCGGGCGTGGCGCTGCGCCTCGTGAACTTCGCCATTGCCATCGTCGGACGCGGGCCGGGCATGCTGCCGCTGGTGACGATCGCGGTGGCGATGTTCATGGGCGGCATCTCGGGCTCGGGCCCCGCAACGGCCGCTGCCGTGGGTGGAGTGATGATCGCGGCCATGGCACGCGCGGGCTACCCGAGCGCCTTCGCGGCCAGCGTGGTGGGCGCCGCAGCGGCCACCGACATCCTGATTCCGCCCTCGGTGGCCTTCATCGTCTATTCGGTGCTGGTGCCCAATGCCTCGGTGCCGGCGCTCTTTGCCGCCGGCATGATCCCCGGCATCCTGGCGGGCCTTGCGCTGATGGTCCCGGCCGTGTGGCTGGCGCGCAAGCACAAGATGGGCACGCTCGAAGCCGCGCTGCCGCGCCCGCCATTCTGGAAGAGCTTGCGCGATGCCATCTGGGGCCTGGCAGCGCCGGTGCTCATCCTGGGCGGCATGCGCCTGGGCTGGTTCACGCCGACCGAGGCGGCCGTGGTGGCGGTGTTCTACGGGCTGTTCGTGGGCATGGTGGTGCACCGCACGATCAAGGTCCGCGATCTGTTCGTGATTCTGCGCGAGTCGGGCGAGCTGTCGGCGGTGATCCTGGTGGTGGTGTCGCTGGCCGGCATCTTCGCGTACTCGCTGTCGACGCTGGGCGTGATCGATCCGGTGGCCCATGCCATCGTGAACTCGGGGCTGGGCGAATACGGCGTGTTGTCGTTGCTGATCCTGCTGCTGATCACGGTCGGCATGTTCCTGGATGGCGTGTCGATCTTCCTGATCTTCGTGCCGCTGTTGTGGCCGATCGTTCAGTACTACAAGTGGGACCCGGTGTGGTTCGGCGTGATCCTCACGCTCAAGGTGGCGCTGGGGCAGTTCACGCCGCCGCTCGCGGTGAACCTGATGGTGTCGTGCCGCATCGCCAAGGTGCGCATGGAAGAGACCGTGCGATGGGTGGGTTGGTTGCTGTTCGCGATGTTCCTGGTGATGGTGCTGGTCATCATCTTCCCCGAGCTTGCGTTGTGGTTGCCGCGCAAGCTCGGGTACTGA
- a CDS encoding TRAP transporter small permease: MTTPPESGPTLDAASPLSPDIEAADEPTKVPLAIEDWLTVLIMGALALITFANVLVRYFTDSSFAWTEEFSVFLMIMLALVAGSAAVARDRHIRIEYFSESGSMARRKRLAQFGALMIAILFTLIGALSIRMVWDDYRFEETTPGIGLPAWWYSIWLPIVSFAIALRAVGLMIRRGRKTNYKSDPPASKKTSNSSSKGDAK; encoded by the coding sequence ATGACAACTCCACCCGAGTCCGGCCCCACGCTGGACGCCGCCAGCCCTCTTTCCCCCGACATCGAAGCCGCCGACGAACCCACCAAGGTTCCCCTTGCCATCGAGGACTGGCTCACCGTCCTCATCATGGGCGCGCTGGCGCTCATCACCTTCGCCAATGTGCTGGTGCGCTACTTCACCGACTCGTCCTTTGCCTGGACCGAAGAGTTCTCGGTGTTCCTCATGATCATGCTGGCGCTGGTGGCCGGCTCCGCGGCCGTGGCGCGCGACCGGCACATCCGCATCGAGTACTTCTCCGAAAGCGGCTCGATGGCGCGGCGCAAGCGGCTCGCGCAGTTCGGCGCGCTGATGATCGCGATCCTGTTCACGCTGATCGGCGCGCTCAGCATCCGCATGGTGTGGGACGACTACCGTTTTGAAGAAACCACGCCGGGCATCGGCCTGCCGGCCTGGTGGTACTCGATCTGGCTGCCGATCGTGTCGTTCGCCATCGCGCTGCGCGCGGTCGGCCTCATGATCCGCCGCGGCCGCAAGACGAACTACAAGTCCGACCCACCCGCCAGCAAGAAGACCAGCAACAGCAGCAGCAAGGGCGACGCCAAGTGA